One Vibrio neonatus genomic window carries:
- a CDS encoding integrase domain-containing protein codes for MARTTSNLTNTQVKQAKKSEKEYTLSDGGGLQLRVRPSGSKLWVLKYTQPVTKRRTNFGLGSYPEVSLADARRKMQEAKVLLSQGIDPKAHRDEQSEAKREATESTFGVIADKWLTLKRQQVNPETANANYRALEKHILPLLKNTPVENIKPKHIINILEPVKAKGNLETVKRLCRIINEIMRLAVAGGYIEVNYLADVTKMFPAPKRKHMPTIKPERLPELMQTLNRANITRTTRCLIEWQLHTMIRPKEASTVEWDHIDTVNGIWEIPADIMKMKIPHKVPLTPQAMQILELMRPISGNRNHVFPGHRNPNTHTNTQTANMALKRMGFEGELVAHGLRSLASTTLNEQGFDPDIIESALAHIDKNEVRRAYNRAEYLERRRKLMEWWSNHIEKASYGSVSVTGTRSLRIVG; via the coding sequence ATGGCCAGAACCACATCTAATCTAACCAACACTCAAGTAAAACAAGCAAAAAAATCTGAAAAAGAGTACACACTCTCTGATGGTGGCGGTCTGCAATTAAGGGTTCGCCCTAGTGGCTCGAAGCTATGGGTACTGAAATATACGCAGCCGGTTACCAAGAGAAGAACTAATTTTGGTTTGGGTTCCTACCCTGAGGTATCTCTAGCTGATGCCAGGCGAAAAATGCAAGAGGCAAAGGTATTGCTTTCGCAAGGCATCGATCCTAAAGCGCATAGGGACGAACAAAGCGAGGCAAAACGAGAAGCGACTGAAAGCACTTTTGGTGTAATTGCTGATAAGTGGCTTACACTCAAGCGCCAACAGGTAAACCCAGAAACAGCTAATGCTAATTACAGAGCTCTTGAGAAGCACATACTTCCCCTGCTAAAGAACACCCCGGTAGAAAACATAAAGCCTAAGCACATAATTAATATTCTTGAGCCGGTAAAGGCAAAAGGAAACCTAGAAACAGTTAAGCGCTTATGTCGCATCATCAACGAGATCATGCGCCTTGCTGTTGCTGGTGGCTATATCGAAGTCAATTACCTTGCTGATGTCACTAAAATGTTCCCTGCCCCCAAACGCAAACACATGCCAACCATTAAGCCTGAGCGCCTACCTGAGCTAATGCAGACCCTCAATAGAGCCAATATAACAAGAACAACTCGATGCTTAATTGAGTGGCAGCTACACACTATGATCAGGCCTAAAGAGGCATCAACTGTAGAGTGGGACCATATTGATACTGTAAATGGTATTTGGGAAATACCTGCAGACATAATGAAAATGAAGATCCCACACAAGGTACCGCTTACCCCGCAAGCAATGCAAATACTTGAGCTAATGCGCCCTATTAGTGGCAATAGGAACCATGTTTTCCCTGGGCATAGAAACCCAAACACTCATACAAACACTCAAACGGCCAATATGGCACTAAAGCGCATGGGCTTTGAAGGTGAGCTGGTGGCTCACGGCCTGAGATCTTTAGCTTCAACCACACTAAATGAACAAGGATTTGACCCTGACATTATCGAGTCTGCATTAGCACATATCGACAAGAACGAGGTGAGGCGTGCTTATAACAGAGCTGAGTACCTAGAAAGGCGCCGTAAGCTAATGGAATGGTGGAGTAACCATATAGAGAAAGCGAGTTACGGCTCAGTGTCCGTCACTGGTACCAGGAGCTTGCGGATTGTTGGATAA
- a CDS encoding helix-turn-helix transcriptional regulator, with translation MNQQATQQRLVRMPEVLRITGLSKSSVYDRMNRGLFPKSVSLGGRSIAFVESEVNQWVNSQISQRDKVA, from the coding sequence ATGAACCAACAAGCCACCCAACAACGCCTAGTACGTATGCCTGAGGTATTGCGTATTACAGGCCTGTCAAAAAGCTCTGTTTACGACCGCATGAATAGAGGCTTATTCCCTAAAAGCGTGTCACTTGGTGGCCGTAGTATTGCCTTTGTAGAGTCTGAGGTTAACCAATGGGTTAATAGCCAAATCTCACAACGTGATAAGGTGGCCTAA
- a CDS encoding ash family protein gives MNILNYAENPQGLGLPKESLGDRFINTKAKSLVGIGTPFNSKAHRRQHLAGFFMRKISAHLYNSLAELYQNYGGLIEATSVGRFLAYGSSNLFQSTTSSRLEPLRWWLKPTQGDGHMTTTPTQATPKTMIYTFLVARKRQKLSNLKRVRTVSVVAQSEPLARKQLDGMPLVFVRQSPAMGGQHYV, from the coding sequence ATGAATATTTTGAATTATGCGGAAAATCCGCAGGGGTTAGGCTTGCCTAAAGAAAGCCTAGGTGATAGATTTATTAACACTAAAGCAAAATCTTTAGTCGGGATTGGAACCCCGTTTAACAGCAAGGCGCATAGACGCCAGCACTTAGCTGGTTTTTTTATGCGTAAAATTAGCGCACATCTTTATAATTCCCTAGCGGAGTTGTATCAAAATTATGGTGGGCTGATTGAGGCGACTTCGGTCGGCCGTTTCCTTGCGTACGGTAGTTCCAACCTCTTTCAGTCCACCACCAGTTCGAGATTGGAACCTCTTCGGTGGTGGTTAAAACCAACGCAAGGAGACGGTCATATGACTACCACCCCTACCCAAGCTACACCTAAAACCATGATTTACACGTTCTTGGTTGCCCGTAAGCGTCAAAAGCTATCCAACCTTAAGCGAGTTCGCACTGTATCGGTAGTGGCTCAATCTGAGCCACTAGCACGTAAACAACTTGATGGAATGCCTTTAGTGTTCGTGCGTCAGTCCCCAGCTATGGGAGGGCAGCACTATGTGTAA
- a CDS encoding replication protein: MGVINQIFLPIPDESDLQQETATGWSKFPNELCKALQCADLNKSESKVFFVVYEKTIGFHKESDWVSATQIANKTCLQESNARRARCSLVKKGILFKRTMPARDCGGETQPHYGINTTDKWQTNKGTTRIKNDTRIKNDTPNQCDIRIKSEAQGVSKTKRGAYQNRATQKTSLQNTNIQKKERASSTLSSQAPPILFISTNQDENPFPITQSKLDELKGTYPNLDVVSELRRMKSWCDENLSKRKNKSEMFGFITRWLTKEHNKIPTIKPVRPTESTKPKCSSIDIEINGEIEYLTRAKKLGLDPSVIKATELKIQRLRRDRSSLPPELGDSTSKENNPHSGFSAGGSDSGNELNWASVGWLKEVSLSRENSNSPDLRNKDCITKH, translated from the coding sequence ATGGGTGTAATTAATCAGATCTTCCTACCTATTCCCGATGAAAGCGATTTACAGCAAGAAACAGCGACCGGGTGGAGTAAGTTCCCTAACGAACTATGCAAAGCGCTTCAATGTGCTGACCTTAATAAATCTGAAAGCAAAGTGTTTTTTGTTGTCTATGAGAAAACCATTGGCTTTCATAAAGAGTCTGATTGGGTTAGTGCAACCCAAATAGCCAATAAAACATGCCTCCAAGAGAGTAATGCTAGGAGAGCTCGCTGCAGTCTAGTTAAGAAGGGGATCTTGTTTAAAAGAACAATGCCTGCAAGAGATTGTGGTGGAGAAACGCAACCACATTATGGAATAAATACTACTGACAAATGGCAAACAAACAAAGGAACCACCCGTATCAAAAACGATACGCGTATCAAAAACGATACACCTAATCAATGCGATATCCGTATCAAAAGCGAAGCGCAGGGCGTATCAAAAACGAAGCGCGGGGCGTATCAAAATCGAGCTACACAAAAGACATCTTTACAAAATACAAATATACAAAAGAAAGAGAGGGCCTCGAGCACACTCTCGTCTCAAGCTCCGCCAATTTTATTTATTTCTACAAATCAGGATGAAAACCCATTCCCTATCACTCAGAGTAAACTTGATGAGCTGAAAGGGACGTATCCAAATTTGGATGTTGTTAGCGAGCTACGTCGAATGAAGTCCTGGTGCGATGAGAACCTGAGCAAGCGAAAGAATAAATCTGAAATGTTCGGATTCATAACAAGATGGCTTACCAAAGAGCACAACAAGATCCCAACCATCAAGCCAGTAAGACCCACAGAGAGTACCAAGCCGAAGTGTTCAAGTATTGACATCGAAATCAACGGAGAGATTGAGTACTTAACTCGAGCTAAAAAGCTTGGACTGGATCCGTCAGTGATTAAAGCTACTGAACTTAAAATACAAAGACTGCGCAGGGATCGTAGTAGTTTACCTCCAGAACTGGGGGACTCTACCTCGAAAGAAAACAATCCTCACTCTGGTTTTAGCGCTGGTGGTTCTGATTCGGGTAATGAGCTTAACTGGGCTAGCGTTGGATGGTTAAAAGAAGTTTCTTTAAGTCGGGAGAACTCGAATTCACCCGATCTAAGAAACAAGGATTGTATAACCAAACATTGA
- a CDS encoding phage major capsid protein — protein sequence MKKLYEMKQARNNLAKQMRSIHTKIGDRSPTEEERRQWEDLESKLNDFDAKIEREERLLLMDEDALDNGDSSFSPEGRTATPYQDQNGNPIEVLGKEKRFFNPSTPQVEQREHISPGAMMRAMMYGSRNEAEERALGGSDSAGGITVPTHTLRQLIDMMRNQTQAINAGVQTVILNTDKTKIAKIESDPTPGWRAMNDNVKESEPTFSGVELNAHSLAVMVRVPRELLEDSINLDEALGLCLAGAMAQEFDRAIFFGEGEENTPRGIANTTGILKHPLDGPLTSYTPILNALQMLEESNSLSHTAAVMAPRSKYAFGGLVDTTGQPIRKPEIISALPLLSTNQFPVNEGVGTNESQIMAGDFSKVLMGIRSNLRVEILREKYADQMQYAFIAHLRGDVAVAQPKAICQITGIQPPAAA from the coding sequence ATGAAAAAGTTGTATGAAATGAAGCAGGCGCGAAACAACTTAGCTAAACAAATGCGCAGCATTCACACTAAGATTGGTGATCGATCTCCAACAGAAGAAGAGCGCCGCCAGTGGGAAGATCTTGAATCTAAATTAAATGACTTTGACGCGAAGATTGAGCGAGAAGAGCGCCTTTTATTAATGGATGAAGATGCACTTGATAATGGTGATTCAAGTTTTTCACCCGAAGGTCGCACCGCAACACCTTACCAGGATCAAAACGGTAACCCGATAGAGGTCTTAGGTAAGGAAAAGCGTTTCTTTAATCCTTCAACGCCTCAAGTGGAACAGCGTGAGCACATATCACCAGGTGCTATGATGCGCGCCATGATGTACGGCTCACGTAACGAGGCTGAAGAACGCGCCCTAGGCGGTAGTGATTCGGCAGGTGGTATTACTGTCCCGACTCATACACTACGTCAACTTATCGATATGATGCGTAATCAGACCCAGGCTATTAATGCCGGCGTACAAACGGTCATTCTAAACACAGATAAGACTAAGATTGCCAAGATTGAGAGCGATCCTACTCCTGGTTGGCGCGCAATGAATGACAATGTGAAGGAGTCAGAGCCTACATTTTCAGGCGTAGAATTGAATGCTCACAGTCTAGCCGTAATGGTTCGCGTACCGCGTGAGTTGCTGGAAGACTCTATTAACCTCGATGAGGCGTTAGGTTTATGCCTTGCGGGCGCGATGGCGCAAGAGTTCGACCGAGCAATCTTCTTTGGTGAAGGTGAAGAAAATACACCACGCGGCATTGCTAATACTACAGGAATACTTAAGCATCCTTTAGACGGACCATTAACGAGTTACACTCCTATCCTTAATGCATTACAGATGCTAGAGGAGTCTAACAGTTTGAGCCATACCGCCGCGGTAATGGCTCCACGTTCTAAGTATGCGTTTGGTGGTTTGGTCGATACGACTGGCCAGCCTATTCGTAAGCCTGAAATTATTAGTGCACTACCACTCCTATCGACAAATCAATTCCCAGTTAATGAAGGCGTCGGCACAAATGAAAGCCAAATCATGGCCGGTGACTTTAGCAAGGTGTTAATGGGTATTCGTTCTAACTTGCGAGTAGAGATATTACGTGAGAAGTACGCCGATCAAATGCAGTACGCATTTATCGCCCATTTACGCGGTGATGTGGCCGTAGCTCAGCCAAAAGCTATCTGTCAGATCACCGGTATCCAACCGCCAGCTGCGGCGTAA